A genomic window from Cryobacterium sp. SO2 includes:
- a CDS encoding ROK family protein, whose translation MAHALSTGSGVVLDLIRSGRATTRTDLIEQLGWSRITLARRLDELLHASIVMSVGQLDSRGGRPPEEFAVNPDAGLLLAVDIGGSHTRLAITDLVSTILSEDEADIGLSEGPAEIFEWAGQVFDHMLDRLGKTRADVVGIGVGVPGPVDFVTGRLASPQVDTQWNDVLVKEYFAGRYDHAVFAVDRDVNIMALAEARRGWTEYRDVVVLKAGIGVGLAFVLDGSIYHGSRGGAGELSAVRAGGERTVRLESIASGAVIRSELLSLGRRVRTSSDIVGLANDGDPAVLRLLAETGTEIGQSLAHVVGLLNPQAVVVGGNLAQAGEPFLGAIREAIFAGARDFALQGLVVEKSRLGHIAGVTGASLIAQDALFEADRISRLTRGGATGVTLHTVSS comes from the coding sequence ATGGCACACGCTCTGTCCACCGGCTCGGGTGTGGTCCTAGACCTCATTCGTTCCGGCCGTGCCACCACCCGCACCGACCTCATCGAGCAGCTCGGCTGGTCGCGCATCACCCTGGCCCGCCGGCTCGACGAACTGCTGCACGCCTCCATCGTCATGAGTGTCGGCCAGCTCGACTCCCGCGGCGGCCGACCGCCCGAAGAATTCGCCGTGAACCCGGATGCCGGTCTGCTGCTGGCCGTGGACATCGGCGGTTCGCACACCCGCCTGGCCATCACCGACCTGGTCTCCACCATCCTCAGCGAAGACGAGGCCGACATCGGCCTGAGCGAGGGGCCGGCCGAGATCTTCGAGTGGGCCGGCCAGGTGTTCGACCACATGCTCGACCGGCTCGGCAAGACCCGCGCCGACGTAGTGGGCATCGGCGTGGGCGTGCCCGGCCCGGTCGACTTCGTCACCGGTCGCCTGGCCAGCCCGCAGGTGGACACCCAGTGGAACGACGTGCTGGTGAAGGAGTACTTCGCCGGCCGCTACGACCACGCCGTCTTCGCCGTGGACCGGGACGTGAACATCATGGCGCTCGCCGAGGCCCGCCGCGGCTGGACCGAGTACCGCGACGTGGTGGTGCTCAAGGCCGGCATCGGCGTGGGCCTGGCGTTCGTGCTCGACGGGTCGATCTACCACGGCTCCCGCGGTGGCGCCGGCGAGCTCAGCGCCGTGCGCGCCGGCGGGGAGCGCACCGTGCGGTTGGAGTCGATCGCCAGCGGCGCGGTCATTCGCAGTGAACTGCTCAGCCTGGGCCGCCGCGTGCGCACCAGCAGCGACATCGTGGGCCTGGCCAACGACGGCGACCCTGCGGTGCTGCGCCTGCTCGCCGAGACCGGCACCGAGATCGGCCAGAGCCTGGCCCACGTGGTGGGGCTGCTCAACCCGCAGGCCGTGGTGGTCGGCGGCAACCTCGCCCAGGCCGGCGAGCCATTCCTCGGCGCGATTCGGGAAGCGATCTTTGCCGGTGCCCGCGACTTCGCCCTGCAAGGGCTCGTCGTGGAGAAGTCCCGGCTCGGCCACATTGCCGGCGTCACCGGCGCCTCGCTCATCGCGCAGGACGCCCTGTTCGAGGCCGACCGCATCAGCCGGCTCACTCGCGGCGGGGCCACCGGCGTCACGCTGCACACCGTTTCAAGCTGA
- a CDS encoding PTS sugar transporter subunit IIB: MKIVAVCGMGIGTSVLLKMNAEKVLAKLGIDADVEAADMGVARGAAQTAEIVLTSQELAEELGDVPAEVIIINNFFDLEEITEKLTAAVE; this comes from the coding sequence ATGAAGATCGTCGCCGTCTGTGGAATGGGCATTGGAACCTCAGTGCTGCTCAAAATGAACGCCGAGAAGGTTCTCGCCAAGCTCGGTATCGATGCGGATGTCGAAGCTGCCGACATGGGCGTGGCCCGCGGCGCCGCACAGACCGCCGAGATTGTGCTCACCTCGCAGGAGCTCGCCGAGGAACTCGGCGACGTGCCCGCCGAGGTCATCATCATCAACAACTTCTTCGATCTCGAGGAGATCACCGAGAAGCTCACCGCCGCCGTCGAATAA
- the tkt gene encoding transketolase gives MATETKKFPSQTTSAALDARAVASAQALAAHVVQAKGHGHGGTAMALAPVSHVLFSRVLRHSPAHPDWPARDRFILSAGHASLLLYTQLFLTGYGLTLDDLAKSRTLGSKTPGHPEVHHTVGVEMSTGPLGQGVASAVGMAMAARHESAVFTPGSALLDHTTWVLAGDGCLQEGVSGEASSLAGTLGLDNLVLIWDDNHITIDSGTDETFTEDVRARYRAYGWRVLEIDTPTDLDALEATLREAAERTGRPTLVALRTVIGAPSAKFGGTSAAHSGGFGADELALVKTTLGFAPDAPLHDLVSPETLEHTRGALTRGDRMHTAWEADLASWATREPKAAARWHAFRGGAVEATALDTMKLGEPGDPIATRKTNGAVLRALQGSAPLWGGSADLAGSTTVEVDGARFSAANPAGAFIRFGIREHAMAAILNGIALQGPWRPFASTYLVFSDYMRPSIRLGALMGLGAVYVYTHDSVAVGEDGPTHQPVEQIASLRTVPGLDVVRPADSVEVVAAWRRVLASPDRPVALILSRQDLPVLASTDLTPAGVTAGGYVRWQHGDGTDLAILATGSEVHLAIDAATQLAEQGINARVISMPCVEWFAEQTAAYRESVLPAALRARVAVEAGRGDAWYRWVGLNGQVVSVEEFGESGSGPEVLRLRGIHLDAVLAAAHATLATAAHGTPELITN, from the coding sequence ATGGCTACCGAAACGAAGAAGTTCCCGTCACAGACGACGTCCGCCGCACTTGACGCCCGCGCCGTCGCAAGCGCCCAGGCCCTGGCCGCACACGTGGTGCAGGCCAAAGGGCATGGACACGGCGGCACCGCCATGGCATTGGCACCAGTGTCCCACGTGTTGTTCTCCCGAGTGCTGCGGCACTCCCCCGCCCACCCCGACTGGCCCGCCCGCGACCGCTTCATTCTTTCGGCCGGTCACGCAAGCCTTCTGCTCTACACCCAGCTGTTCCTCACCGGCTACGGCCTCACGCTCGACGACCTCGCCAAGAGCCGCACCCTGGGCTCCAAGACCCCCGGCCACCCCGAGGTGCACCACACCGTGGGCGTGGAGATGAGCACCGGCCCGCTCGGCCAGGGCGTTGCCTCCGCGGTGGGCATGGCCATGGCCGCCCGGCACGAGAGCGCCGTGTTCACCCCCGGCTCCGCCCTGCTCGACCACACCACCTGGGTGCTCGCCGGCGACGGCTGCCTGCAGGAGGGTGTCTCCGGCGAGGCGTCCAGCCTGGCCGGCACCCTCGGCCTCGACAACCTCGTGCTGATCTGGGACGACAACCACATCACCATCGACTCCGGCACCGACGAGACCTTCACTGAAGACGTGCGCGCCCGGTACCGGGCCTACGGATGGCGGGTGCTCGAGATCGACACCCCCACCGACCTCGACGCCCTTGAGGCCACCCTGCGCGAGGCCGCCGAGCGCACCGGCCGGCCCACCCTGGTGGCCCTCCGCACCGTGATTGGCGCCCCCTCGGCCAAGTTCGGCGGCACGTCCGCCGCGCACTCCGGCGGCTTCGGCGCCGACGAGCTCGCCCTGGTGAAGACCACGCTGGGCTTCGCCCCCGACGCTCCCCTGCACGACCTCGTCTCCCCCGAGACCCTCGAGCACACCCGCGGCGCGCTCACCCGCGGCGACCGGATGCACACCGCCTGGGAGGCCGACCTCGCCAGCTGGGCCACCCGCGAGCCCAAGGCCGCGGCGCGCTGGCACGCCTTCCGCGGCGGCGCGGTGGAGGCCACCGCGCTCGACACAATGAAGCTCGGCGAGCCCGGCGACCCGATCGCCACCCGCAAGACCAACGGCGCCGTGCTCCGCGCCCTGCAGGGTTCGGCTCCGCTCTGGGGTGGCTCGGCCGACCTCGCTGGCTCCACCACCGTGGAGGTCGACGGAGCACGGTTCTCCGCCGCCAACCCGGCCGGCGCGTTCATCCGCTTCGGCATCCGCGAACACGCCATGGCCGCCATCCTCAACGGCATCGCCCTACAGGGCCCGTGGCGCCCGTTCGCCTCTACCTATCTGGTCTTCAGCGACTACATGCGCCCGAGCATCCGCCTCGGCGCGCTGATGGGGCTCGGCGCGGTCTACGTGTACACCCACGACTCCGTCGCCGTCGGCGAAGACGGCCCCACCCACCAGCCCGTCGAGCAGATCGCGTCGCTCCGCACCGTCCCCGGCTTGGACGTCGTGCGCCCCGCCGACTCCGTGGAGGTCGTCGCCGCCTGGCGCCGCGTCCTCGCCTCCCCCGACCGCCCGGTCGCGCTCATCCTCAGCAGGCAGGACCTTCCCGTACTGGCCAGCACTGACCTCACCCCCGCCGGGGTGACGGCCGGCGGCTACGTGCGCTGGCAGCACGGCGACGGCACCGACCTGGCCATCCTCGCCACCGGCAGCGAGGTGCACCTCGCCATCGACGCCGCCACCCAACTCGCCGAACAGGGCATCAACGCCCGCGTGATCTCGATGCCCTGCGTCGAGTGGTTCGCCGAGCAGACCGCCGCCTACCGGGAGTCAGTGCTGCCCGCAGCACTCCGCGCCCGGGTCGCCGTCGAGGCCGGCCGCGGCGACGCCTGGTACCGCTGGGTGGGCCTGAACGGCCAAGTGGTCTCGGTCGAAGAGTTCGGCGAATCCGGCAGCGGCCCCGAGGTACTGCGCCTCCGCGGCATCCACCTCGACGCCGTCCTCGCCGCCGCGCACGCCACCCTCGCCACCGCAGCGCACGGCACCCCCGAACTGATCACCAACTAA
- the deoC gene encoding deoxyribose-phosphate aldolase, which produces MTSLSPNAATVARMIDHTLLKPEATAAAVAALIAEAIELGTYSVCVSPSMLPLTIPAGADLKVAVVCGFPSGKHHSSIKAAEAALAIAQGADEIDMVIDIGAAKAGRFADVQADIAAVRASIPAPKVLKVIIESAALTDAEIVAVCEAAVAADADFVKTSTGFHAAGGATVHAVRLMKQTVDDRARVKASGGVRSLNDALAMMEAGATRLGVSGSAAILASPAQNKPTSAY; this is translated from the coding sequence ATGACTTCCCTCTCTCCCAACGCCGCCACCGTCGCCCGCATGATCGACCACACCCTGCTCAAGCCAGAGGCCACCGCCGCCGCCGTCGCCGCCCTCATCGCCGAGGCCATCGAGCTGGGCACCTACTCGGTTTGCGTCTCCCCCTCGATGCTGCCGCTCACCATCCCCGCCGGCGCCGACCTCAAGGTGGCCGTCGTCTGCGGCTTCCCCAGCGGCAAGCACCACAGCAGCATCAAGGCCGCCGAGGCCGCCCTCGCCATCGCCCAGGGCGCCGACGAAATCGACATGGTCATCGACATCGGCGCCGCCAAAGCCGGCCGCTTCGCCGACGTGCAGGCCGACATCGCGGCCGTGCGCGCCAGCATCCCGGCCCCGAAGGTGCTCAAGGTGATCATCGAGTCCGCCGCGCTAACGGATGCCGAAATCGTCGCCGTCTGCGAAGCCGCCGTGGCCGCGGATGCCGATTTCGTCAAGACCTCCACAGGCTTCCACGCCGCCGGCGGAGCGACCGTGCACGCCGTTCGCCTGATGAAGCAGACCGTGGACGATCGAGCCCGGGTGAAGGCGTCGGGCGGGGTTCGCAGCTTGAACGATGCGCTCGCCATGATGGAAGCGGGTGCCACCCGGCTCGGTGTCTCCGGTAGCGCAGCAATACTGGCCAGCCCGGCTCAGAACAAGCCGACTAGCGCGTATTAG
- a CDS encoding HsdR family type I site-specific deoxyribonuclease, with protein MFTEATTVQQAIVDRLASGGWTHIPGASLSRPLESALVESDLRAAIIRINPSLNADATLVDDVITKIRTIIISTGESGLMAANEQLTAWARGRQSIQLASTGQDEPIHLIDFANVSNNTFVVSDEVTFGVPGSKARFDIVLWVNGLPLVVGETKTPVDNKKSWIHAAKDIRDVYEVERPHFFVPNLLSFATEGHEFRYAAIRTPIDFWAKWGSTATDANLAGWDRVKLSIDELLAPATILSLLSDYALYERDAENRSAPVIKIVPRYFQVETVEAILNRVAAGTPRKGLIYHTQGSGKTLAMAWAAARLINDPRLKNPTIVAIADRTQLVRQTYSQFRDTGATRLTVARTSEELRTALSSNQRGVIFTTIHKFSGAGLLSANGDIVVLVDEAHRTQEGTLGAQMRAAVPNAFFFGFTGTPIADLDRNTFALFGYEGDPGHALNAYDSDRSIADGTTVPMRVSSRMIEFAIDQEKLETEFLEFAVSEDLDDGEMEEVAARLSTVATLLANPERIRAVCSDILDHFYSTVDPLAMKAQIVVYNRALCVAYHEQITELLAERGIADEAALVMSALGKDDPTEWDKHKLTDAQEETLLNRFRTFGDPLKFIIVTAKLGTGFNAPIEGVLYLDKPLKLHTLFQTITRTNRPWSNPETKQKKAFGLVVDYIGLGNGFARAMTPNNPDKKQREIDIDGMLEAFLDEFVELLTLFAGLDRTDNTMDGLYAAVERVPSGSIRDEFALSFMFIQTFWETLSPHPALFEHRDDYRWLASIYQAVTPSDDTSLLWDRVGAKTLALVYSNITDISVRNPRVTVQIADSTTVQNLIAGGVIGADDEALTLKPIDEIIDSIETRLRRRMTGPNGDHIAFRGLSDRLERLRKSELARAKDSIEYLRELFTVAKDLREAERAEDQDGGPGLDLLPNPHLGALTQIFEEYKPADVPVVIGDIVAEIDRIVKQVSYPGWTVKDDGKRTVRKNLLQVFRKFKLPLSGEPFESAYRYVEMHY; from the coding sequence GTGTTCACTGAGGCGACAACAGTCCAACAGGCCATCGTCGACCGGTTGGCAAGCGGAGGATGGACACACATACCCGGAGCCAGCCTCAGTAGACCGCTGGAAAGCGCGCTAGTCGAATCCGATTTGCGTGCAGCCATCATTCGGATCAACCCGAGCCTCAACGCAGACGCCACCCTCGTCGACGACGTCATCACCAAAATCCGGACCATCATCATCTCCACTGGGGAGAGCGGGTTGATGGCAGCCAACGAACAACTCACTGCCTGGGCCCGCGGCCGGCAGTCCATCCAGCTGGCGTCCACTGGTCAAGATGAGCCCATTCACCTCATCGACTTCGCCAACGTGAGCAACAACACCTTCGTCGTTTCCGACGAAGTCACATTTGGTGTCCCCGGAAGCAAGGCCCGATTCGATATCGTCCTTTGGGTCAACGGACTGCCGCTCGTTGTTGGCGAGACGAAGACGCCAGTAGACAACAAAAAGTCCTGGATTCACGCGGCGAAGGACATCCGCGACGTTTACGAAGTCGAACGCCCCCACTTCTTCGTCCCCAACCTCCTGTCCTTCGCCACTGAAGGCCACGAGTTCCGGTACGCCGCCATCCGCACCCCAATAGACTTCTGGGCAAAATGGGGGAGCACCGCAACTGACGCGAACCTCGCCGGGTGGGATCGCGTCAAACTCTCGATCGATGAACTCCTAGCACCCGCCACCATCCTCTCCCTCCTCAGCGACTACGCCCTGTATGAACGCGACGCCGAGAACCGCTCGGCGCCCGTCATCAAAATCGTCCCCCGCTACTTTCAGGTTGAAACGGTTGAAGCGATCCTCAACCGCGTCGCCGCTGGCACACCCCGCAAGGGACTGATCTACCACACGCAAGGGTCGGGCAAGACGTTGGCGATGGCATGGGCCGCCGCCCGATTGATCAACGACCCCAGACTCAAGAACCCGACTATCGTTGCCATCGCTGACCGCACCCAACTCGTGCGGCAGACCTACAGCCAGTTCCGGGACACCGGCGCCACCCGTCTCACCGTCGCTCGAACATCTGAGGAGCTTCGCACCGCCCTAAGCTCCAATCAACGCGGTGTCATCTTCACTACAATCCACAAATTTAGCGGCGCCGGGCTGCTCTCTGCCAACGGCGACATCGTTGTCCTGGTAGACGAAGCGCACCGGACCCAGGAAGGCACTCTCGGCGCTCAGATGCGCGCCGCAGTCCCCAACGCGTTCTTCTTCGGCTTCACCGGCACCCCCATCGCTGACCTAGACAGGAACACCTTCGCGCTCTTTGGCTACGAGGGTGATCCCGGGCACGCACTCAACGCCTACGACTCCGACCGCTCCATTGCCGACGGAACCACCGTGCCAATGCGGGTGTCGTCGCGAATGATTGAGTTCGCGATCGACCAGGAGAAGCTTGAGACGGAGTTTCTGGAATTTGCCGTCTCCGAAGACCTTGACGACGGTGAGATGGAAGAAGTCGCCGCTCGTCTCTCCACCGTCGCCACTCTGCTCGCGAACCCTGAACGCATCCGCGCGGTCTGCTCGGACATCCTCGATCACTTCTACTCCACGGTCGATCCGTTGGCGATGAAGGCACAAATCGTGGTCTACAACCGCGCTCTATGCGTCGCGTACCACGAGCAGATCACGGAGCTTCTAGCTGAGCGTGGGATCGCGGATGAAGCCGCGCTGGTCATGAGCGCACTCGGCAAAGACGACCCCACTGAATGGGATAAGCACAAACTCACAGACGCACAGGAAGAAACGCTGCTCAACCGATTCCGTACGTTCGGGGATCCACTCAAGTTCATCATCGTCACAGCAAAACTTGGCACTGGATTCAATGCCCCTATCGAGGGCGTCCTCTACCTCGACAAACCCCTGAAGCTTCACACCCTTTTTCAGACCATCACCCGAACCAACCGGCCCTGGTCGAATCCAGAAACGAAGCAGAAGAAAGCCTTCGGGTTAGTCGTTGATTACATCGGCCTTGGCAACGGATTCGCTCGGGCGATGACACCGAACAACCCGGACAAGAAGCAGCGTGAGATCGACATCGACGGGATGCTCGAAGCCTTCCTCGATGAGTTCGTGGAGCTGCTGACCTTATTCGCCGGCCTCGACCGCACCGACAACACCATGGACGGCCTCTACGCCGCTGTCGAACGAGTTCCCTCAGGTTCGATCCGTGACGAGTTCGCCCTGAGCTTCATGTTCATTCAAACCTTCTGGGAGACACTGTCGCCACACCCCGCGCTCTTCGAACACCGCGATGACTACCGCTGGCTAGCCAGCATCTACCAGGCTGTCACACCGTCCGACGACACAAGCCTCCTCTGGGACCGCGTAGGCGCGAAAACGCTGGCGCTCGTATACTCAAACATCACCGATATCAGCGTGAGAAACCCCAGAGTTACCGTCCAGATAGCCGACTCGACTACCGTCCAAAACTTGATCGCTGGCGGAGTCATCGGCGCGGATGACGAAGCGCTCACTCTGAAGCCGATCGACGAGATCATCGACTCCATCGAGACCAGACTCCGACGGCGCATGACCGGGCCCAACGGTGATCACATCGCATTCCGCGGCCTATCTGACCGCCTCGAACGCCTCCGGAAGTCCGAGCTCGCTCGCGCCAAAGACTCCATCGAATACTTGCGAGAGCTCTTCACCGTCGCTAAAGACTTGCGAGAGGCTGAACGGGCCGAAGACCAGGACGGTGGCCCAGGCCTAGACCTTCTGCCCAACCCTCATCTTGGCGCGCTGACCCAGATATTTGAGGAGTACAAACCCGCAGACGTGCCGGTGGTTATTGGTGACATAGTCGCGGAGATCGACCGCATCGTGAAACAGGTGTCGTATCCAGGCTGGACGGTCAAAGATGACGGGAAACGGACTGTCCGGAAGAACCTGCTGCAGGTTTTCCGAAAGTTCAAGCTACCGCTATCAGGTGAACCGTTTGAGAGCGCTTACCGGTATGTGGAGATGCATTACTGA
- a CDS encoding PTS ascorbate transporter subunit IIC, with protein sequence MEWLVVVLNFIGQQILNVPAYLIGIITAIGLMALKRNSGQVIGGALKAALGFLILGAGANVVVGSLDPLGRLILAVTGAQGVIPTNEVITAIAQEQFGAQSAYVLTLGFLVMLALARFTPLKYVFLTGHHMVFMATMLTVVLSVGFGDGASWLVVLIGALLLGVIMVVMPAFAHPWTKKITGNDTIAIGHFGTLGYIAAGAAGQAVGRNSKSTEDIKFPQGLKFLRDSMVATSLSMVLIYLVFAVWGLIALPLQDALDIFGSADAGAFIMAAFAQALQFGVGVAVILYGVRTVLGELVPAFQGIAEKVVPGARPALDIPIVFPFGANAVLIGFLSSFAGGLIALGVLAIWLNPMFGLALILPGMVPHFFTGGGAGVYGNATGGRLGAMIGGFVNGVIITILPAILLLVLGDFGFANSTFGDADFGWFGTLVGVSVGVGGGLAVILAILIAVVLVSVAIVFQIRVVDKGWVPGAKRDIWIAEEKAAEKAVLDAEKAERKAAKEAAADAV encoded by the coding sequence ATGGAGTGGCTTGTCGTCGTACTGAATTTCATCGGGCAGCAGATCCTCAACGTGCCGGCCTATCTGATCGGCATTATCACCGCCATCGGGCTCATGGCCCTCAAGCGCAACTCCGGCCAGGTGATCGGCGGTGCCCTCAAAGCGGCCCTCGGCTTCCTGATCCTCGGCGCCGGCGCCAACGTGGTGGTGGGCTCCCTTGACCCGCTCGGCCGGTTGATTCTCGCGGTCACCGGTGCCCAGGGCGTCATCCCCACCAACGAGGTCATCACCGCCATCGCGCAGGAGCAGTTCGGCGCCCAGAGCGCCTACGTGCTCACGCTCGGCTTCCTGGTGATGCTCGCCCTCGCCCGTTTCACTCCTCTTAAATACGTCTTCCTCACCGGTCACCACATGGTCTTCATGGCCACCATGCTCACTGTGGTGCTCTCCGTCGGCTTCGGCGACGGAGCTAGCTGGCTGGTCGTGCTGATCGGCGCGCTGCTGCTCGGCGTGATCATGGTCGTGATGCCCGCGTTCGCGCACCCGTGGACCAAGAAGATCACCGGCAACGACACCATCGCGATCGGCCACTTCGGCACCCTCGGCTACATCGCCGCCGGTGCCGCCGGCCAGGCCGTAGGCCGCAACAGCAAGTCCACCGAAGACATCAAGTTCCCGCAGGGCCTCAAGTTCCTGCGCGACTCGATGGTGGCCACGTCGCTGTCGATGGTGCTCATCTACCTGGTCTTCGCCGTGTGGGGGCTCATCGCCCTGCCGCTGCAGGACGCGCTCGACATCTTCGGATCTGCTGACGCTGGCGCCTTCATCATGGCCGCCTTCGCTCAGGCGCTGCAGTTCGGTGTGGGCGTCGCGGTCATCCTCTACGGTGTGCGCACCGTGCTCGGCGAACTGGTGCCGGCCTTTCAGGGCATCGCCGAGAAGGTCGTCCCCGGAGCCCGCCCGGCCCTGGACATCCCGATCGTGTTCCCGTTCGGCGCCAACGCCGTGCTGATCGGCTTCCTGAGCTCCTTCGCCGGTGGCCTCATCGCCCTGGGTGTTCTGGCGATCTGGCTCAACCCGATGTTCGGGCTCGCGCTGATCCTGCCCGGCATGGTGCCGCACTTCTTCACCGGTGGTGGTGCCGGTGTTTACGGCAACGCGACCGGCGGACGCCTGGGCGCGATGATCGGTGGCTTCGTCAACGGCGTGATCATCACCATCCTGCCCGCCATCCTGCTGCTCGTTCTCGGCGACTTCGGCTTCGCCAACAGCACCTTCGGCGACGCCGACTTCGGCTGGTTCGGCACCCTCGTGGGTGTGAGCGTAGGAGTCGGAGGCGGCCTCGCGGTCATCCTCGCTATTCTCATCGCCGTGGTGCTCGTCAGCGTCGCGATCGTCTTCCAGATCCGCGTCGTGGACAAGGGTTGGGTGCCCGGGGCCAAGCGTGACATCTGGATCGCCGAAGAGAAGGCGGCCGAGAAGGCAGTGCTCGACGCCGAGAAGGCGGAGCGCAAGGCTGCGAAGGAAGCGGCGGCTGACGCCGTCTAG
- a CDS encoding PTS sugar transporter subunit IIA, with amino-acid sequence MALNLAEALSSIETRAEAADWRAAIRLAGAGLVAGGATTDAYTDEMIDAVEKHGPYIVIAPGVALAHSRPSPAVLTGGLSWVSLATPVEFGNKANDPVTLVIGLAAKDHDAHLQVMRALAGVLSDTAAMKRLTVADTADEVRAVLGDLAAAA; translated from the coding sequence GTGGCACTGAACCTGGCCGAAGCCCTCTCGTCGATCGAGACCCGAGCGGAGGCTGCCGACTGGCGGGCCGCCATCCGTCTCGCGGGTGCGGGACTCGTGGCCGGCGGCGCCACCACGGACGCGTACACCGACGAGATGATCGACGCCGTCGAAAAGCACGGCCCCTACATCGTCATCGCCCCCGGCGTCGCCCTCGCGCACTCCCGCCCGTCGCCCGCGGTTCTCACCGGTGGACTGAGCTGGGTTAGCCTGGCCACCCCGGTGGAGTTCGGCAACAAGGCCAACGACCCCGTCACCCTCGTGATCGGCCTGGCCGCCAAAGACCACGACGCCCACCTGCAGGTGATGCGGGCGCTCGCCGGAGTGCTTTCCGACACCGCCGCGATGAAGCGCCTGACCGTGGCCGACACCGCCGACGAGGTGCGCGCCGTGCTCGGCGACCTCGCCGCAGCCGCGTAA
- a CDS encoding DUF4257 domain-containing protein produces MILFSESWAWLAIYAITIGGGAIGGFVAELLLRGAAGQIEKPKESKRFLDLGVWANVIVGSAAASAALLFVQPGVFEVGGVKIQGYEIRTVVGLSLVIGSAGGAAIAAMQERVVAALKTKEASDIAKLAKQKIRAIEEQQKEGTVSDKSFADAVRDIDLLST; encoded by the coding sequence ATGATTCTGTTTTCCGAATCGTGGGCATGGTTGGCCATTTACGCGATCACCATCGGCGGTGGTGCAATCGGTGGCTTCGTCGCAGAACTGTTGCTGAGAGGTGCAGCGGGCCAGATCGAAAAGCCAAAAGAGTCGAAGAGGTTTCTGGACCTTGGAGTCTGGGCAAATGTGATTGTGGGCTCGGCCGCCGCTTCGGCGGCGCTGCTCTTCGTTCAGCCGGGTGTCTTCGAAGTTGGCGGAGTGAAGATTCAGGGATATGAAATACGCACGGTTGTAGGTCTGTCTTTGGTGATTGGCTCGGCGGGTGGCGCCGCAATCGCAGCGATGCAGGAACGAGTCGTCGCCGCACTAAAGACCAAGGAAGCGAGCGACATCGCCAAACTGGCGAAACAGAAAATTCGAGCAATTGAGGAGCAGCAAAAGGAAGGCACGGTGTCGGACAAATCGTTTGCTGACGCGGTACGCGACATCGACTTGTTGAGTACGTAG